The Macrococcoides canis genome has a window encoding:
- a CDS encoding FAD-dependent monooxygenase produces the protein MRIGIIGAGIGGLTAAILLERLGHRVEVLEKRHVLKQQGVGLGIGENAIRALERYDIAADIKRDGNVLIEAQLRDGNDTYLNRVIFNKDGEDNITIQRSSLHNILRHHYKGNVRLINEVTQVTDFDAGIIKTNDGASNQYDLVIAADGLHSQVRRQMFPGSEAKYQGYTCFRGTSVNPGLNDKTALEYWDARGRFGIVPLNNNEVYWFLCINAHERDTEYRNYNLKKLKRYFKDFPDAVTDVLDNTVGDPIQHDIYDIEPLKTFVKGRVVLLGDAAHAATPNMGQGASQAIEDAVCLVNQIEQYPLKEALANYDRLSVPHTKQVILKSRKIGKAAQSESPAFIRLRNALVKRMPERLLNQQTDFLNKRKL, from the coding sequence ATGCGTATAGGAATCATTGGTGCCGGTATTGGTGGTTTAACCGCAGCGATATTACTAGAACGTCTTGGGCATCGTGTGGAAGTACTGGAAAAGAGACACGTATTAAAGCAACAAGGTGTGGGTCTAGGTATCGGTGAAAACGCAATTCGTGCACTTGAACGTTATGATATTGCTGCAGATATCAAAAGAGACGGCAATGTTTTGATCGAAGCCCAGCTAAGAGACGGAAACGATACATATTTAAATCGTGTAATCTTTAATAAAGATGGAGAAGATAATATTACGATACAGCGCAGTTCGCTGCATAATATACTGCGTCATCATTACAAAGGGAATGTTCGACTTATTAATGAAGTTACACAGGTTACAGATTTTGATGCAGGGATAATTAAAACGAACGATGGTGCCAGCAACCAGTATGATCTTGTTATTGCTGCAGATGGTCTGCATTCTCAAGTACGCAGACAGATGTTCCCGGGTAGTGAAGCGAAGTACCAAGGATATACATGCTTTAGAGGAACGAGCGTGAATCCAGGGCTGAACGATAAGACAGCGTTAGAATACTGGGATGCGCGTGGCAGGTTCGGTATCGTCCCGCTCAACAATAATGAAGTCTACTGGTTCTTATGTATTAATGCTCATGAACGAGATACAGAATACAGAAACTATAATCTGAAGAAGTTAAAGCGATACTTTAAAGATTTTCCGGATGCTGTAACCGACGTTCTTGACAATACAGTCGGTGATCCGATCCAGCATGATATATACGATATTGAACCGCTCAAGACATTCGTTAAAGGACGTGTCGTGTTATTAGGAGATGCAGCACATGCAGCGACACCAAATATGGGGCAAGGCGCATCACAGGCGATTGAAGATGCTGTATGTCTTGTCAACCAGATAGAACAGTACCCATTGAAAGAAGCGCTTGCAAATTACGACCGATTAAGTGTACCGCATACGAAGCAAGTAATACTGAAGTCCCGTAAGATAGGGAAAGCTGCTCAAAGTGAATCGCCTGCATTTATACGACTGCGCAATGCACTCGTTAAAAGGATGCCAGAAAGACTTCTGAATCAACAAACAGATTTTTTAAATAAGAGAAAACTTTAA
- the abc-f gene encoding ribosomal protection-like ABC-F family protein — protein sequence MFTMKNENLKNGTKIICRNINFEIENEQHVALIGRNGIGKTTLLNKIKDKFNAGMLNQENENLDITLLDFCLSTYPELLKIKNRMTHDYHAMEDYVSQGGYETEHEIIIQLKKFGFNEKDIDRKMATLSGGEITKVSIVKLLSQNYELFIFDEPTNHIDNETKNWLIKWMNESKHTIIYATHDRSFINKTAHKILELSDEGLRTFNLDYDGYKVQKEIEHETNQNLIEKERKERRKIKSMIQEYKEWFHKANNKASVRNPSEQKKVAKIAKRYKTKEQQLLQKERNYQGQIVKQERTDYSLNTQKTNIKNFLSFYNVSYIIENNTIFNNVSFSIKQSEKICISGKNGSGKSTLLKLILNEIQPTSGKININPSIEIGYFSQHLEVLNMNRTVLEEILSIKDMTESYARTILASFRFKETLIGEKIHHLSMGEKCRLAIAKLFFQNPHLLILDEPTNYFDIEMQEILEDMLLQYKGTLIFVSHDRYFQEKIATRTLKIHNKMLIDTEKHISEPLNTDVLIDQLNKLEDAANTELL from the coding sequence ATGTTTACGATGAAAAATGAAAATTTAAAGAATGGCACAAAGATTATTTGCAGAAATATTAACTTTGAAATTGAGAATGAACAGCATGTAGCATTAATAGGTAGAAACGGCATCGGTAAGACTACTCTTTTAAATAAAATTAAAGATAAGTTTAATGCCGGAATGCTCAACCAGGAAAATGAAAATTTAGATATAACATTACTTGATTTTTGCTTATCCACATATCCAGAACTTCTTAAAATAAAAAATAGAATGACACACGATTATCATGCTATGGAAGATTATGTTTCTCAAGGTGGATACGAAACTGAACATGAGATTATTATACAACTAAAAAAGTTCGGTTTTAATGAAAAAGATATTGATAGAAAAATGGCTACACTTTCAGGAGGAGAAATTACAAAAGTAAGTATCGTGAAACTACTTAGTCAGAATTATGAACTATTTATCTTTGATGAGCCTACAAATCACATAGATAATGAGACAAAAAATTGGTTAATCAAGTGGATGAATGAAAGTAAGCATACTATAATTTATGCTACTCATGACAGAAGCTTTATTAATAAAACTGCACATAAAATACTTGAGCTGTCAGATGAGGGGTTAAGAACATTTAACTTGGATTATGATGGTTATAAAGTTCAAAAAGAAATAGAACATGAAACAAATCAAAATCTAATAGAAAAAGAAAGAAAAGAAAGAAGAAAAATCAAAAGCATGATCCAGGAATATAAAGAATGGTTTCATAAGGCAAATAACAAAGCGAGCGTAAGAAATCCGTCTGAACAGAAAAAAGTAGCAAAAATTGCTAAACGATATAAAACTAAAGAACAACAGCTATTACAAAAAGAGAGGAACTATCAGGGGCAAATAGTTAAACAAGAAAGAACAGATTACTCGTTAAACACTCAGAAAACCAATATAAAAAATTTTTTATCTTTTTATAATGTCAGCTATATAATAGAAAATAACACTATCTTTAATAATGTTTCTTTTTCTATTAAACAGTCAGAAAAAATATGTATATCAGGAAAAAATGGCAGTGGCAAATCAACCTTGCTGAAACTGATATTAAACGAAATACAGCCAACCAGCGGAAAAATCAATATCAACCCCTCTATTGAAATCGGATATTTTTCACAGCATTTAGAAGTTTTGAACATGAATCGAACCGTTCTTGAAGAAATCCTTTCAATAAAAGATATGACAGAATCTTATGCGAGAACTATATTAGCTTCATTCAGATTCAAAGAAACATTAATCGGTGAAAAGATTCATCATCTATCAATGGGTGAAAAGTGCAGACTTGCGATTGCGAAATTATTTTTTCAAAATCCACATTTATTAATATTAGATGAACCGACGAATTATTTTGATATAGAGATGCAGGAAATATTAGAAGATATGTTACTTCAATATAAAGGAACTCTTATTTTTGTGAGTCATGATCGATATTTTCAAGAAAAAATAGCGACTAGAACTTTAAAAATTCATAATAAAATGTTAATTGATACTGAGAAACATATTAGTGAACCTTTAAATACGGACGTTTTAATCGACCAATTAAACAAGCTGGAAGATGCTGCAAATACTGAACTATTATAA
- a CDS encoding NADH:flavin oxidoreductase/NADH oxidase, producing MNTKLNTSMKIKDLTLKNRIVMPPMCQYSVEKKDGTSTDWHYIHYASRAVGGTGLIIVEMTNVEPDGRITDHCLGLWDDAQIPAYQRIVQGIHDNGAKAAIQIAHAGRKATDVETPVSSSETPLDEPTKFGPVRYPRALSTEEVKLMVDKYKESARRAVEAGFDAIEIHGAHGYLIHQFHSPSINKRTDEYGEDLSLFGCEVIRAVKSVMPEGMPLIFRISAREYMDGGYNLEHALHISEAYEAAGVDVFHISTGGEAPAGKEKPGNYPGYQVPFARAFKERFNLPVIAVGMLDNAETAEMVLNNDDIALVAIGRGMLNDPYWAIHAVKSLRDDIEVPKQYERGIR from the coding sequence ATGAACACAAAGTTAAATACAAGTATGAAAATTAAAGATCTGACACTTAAGAATCGTATCGTTATGCCTCCGATGTGCCAGTATTCTGTTGAAAAGAAAGATGGTACATCGACAGACTGGCACTACATACATTATGCTTCGCGTGCTGTCGGAGGTACAGGACTGATTATTGTAGAAATGACAAATGTTGAACCTGACGGCAGAATCACCGATCATTGTCTTGGGTTATGGGATGATGCTCAAATTCCAGCATATCAACGTATCGTCCAGGGGATTCATGATAATGGTGCTAAAGCTGCAATTCAAATTGCGCATGCAGGACGTAAAGCGACAGATGTTGAGACACCTGTTTCGAGTTCTGAAACACCGCTCGATGAACCGACAAAGTTCGGTCCGGTGCGTTACCCTCGTGCGCTTTCGACAGAAGAAGTGAAGCTTATGGTAGATAAATATAAAGAAAGCGCGAGACGTGCAGTTGAAGCGGGATTTGATGCGATTGAGATTCATGGTGCACACGGATATCTCATTCATCAGTTCCATTCACCTTCAATCAACAAACGCACAGATGAATATGGTGAAGATTTATCGCTCTTCGGTTGTGAAGTCATACGCGCGGTTAAATCTGTAATGCCTGAAGGAATGCCACTCATCTTCAGAATTTCTGCGCGTGAATATATGGATGGTGGTTATAACTTAGAACATGCACTGCACATCTCAGAAGCGTATGAAGCTGCAGGAGTTGATGTGTTCCATATTTCAACAGGTGGAGAGGCCCCTGCCGGCAAAGAGAAGCCAGGCAACTATCCAGGATATCAAGTGCCATTCGCACGTGCATTCAAAGAGCGATTCAACCTGCCTGTTATTGCGGTAGGCATGCTGGATAATGCGGAAACTGCTGAAATGGTACTGAACAATGATGATATCGCCCTCGTTGCCATCGGACGCGGCATGCTTAATGATCCTTACTGGGCGATTCATGCGGTAAAATCTTTAAGAGACGATATTGAAGTTCCGAAACAATACGAACGAGGTATTCGCTAA
- a CDS encoding thioredoxin family protein: protein MTTLKAHYDNGLTLEQYLDHMKVNKDEMLAIYNAFQVPDDARLQEIKDKNLKAIVITEDWCGDAMVNIPVLMHIAEAARIDLRFSLRDDNLELMDQYLTNGTARSIPIFVFLDDTDHQYAVWGPRAQVVQDYVTEVRQGLPSKDAPDFEEKQKEVHHTIHEKYKNTPEFWDEIYNSIVERLIHL from the coding sequence ATGACAACACTTAAAGCGCATTACGACAATGGTTTAACACTAGAACAATATTTAGACCATATGAAAGTAAATAAAGATGAGATGCTTGCGATATATAATGCTTTTCAAGTGCCAGATGATGCACGTCTACAAGAAATTAAAGATAAGAACTTAAAGGCAATCGTCATTACAGAAGACTGGTGCGGGGATGCAATGGTCAATATTCCAGTATTGATGCACATCGCTGAAGCAGCGCGTATCGATCTGCGCTTCTCTTTGCGAGATGACAACTTAGAACTGATGGATCAATATTTAACGAATGGCACTGCACGTTCGATTCCAATCTTCGTATTCCTTGACGACACAGACCATCAGTATGCTGTATGGGGTCCACGTGCGCAAGTCGTTCAAGATTACGTAACAGAGGTACGCCAAGGTTTACCTAGTAAAGATGCACCAGATTTCGAAGAGAAACAAAAGGAAGTGCACCATACAATCCACGAAAAATATAAAAATACGCCAGAATTCTGGGATGAAATCTACAACTCTATCGTAGAACGCCTCATCCATCTATAA
- a CDS encoding HAD family hydrolase — MYDNILFDLDGTLTDPYIGITNSIIYSLQQMNIEAPDNSALIPFIGPPLHESYRTVYNLQDEDNATAIKHYRTYFSDKGMYENEVYAGIEIVLQALTAQGKQLFVATSKPTDFAIPILQHFKLDGYFIEIVGSNMDGTRTNKAEVIATVMNTHQLDPHKTVMIGDRMHDINGAHQNNIDSIGVLYGYGSAEEIKTAKPTHTIATVDYLLDVLL, encoded by the coding sequence ATGTATGACAATATACTGTTTGATCTGGATGGTACGTTAACCGATCCTTATATCGGTATAACGAACAGCATCATCTATTCTTTACAGCAGATGAATATTGAAGCGCCAGATAACAGTGCGCTTATCCCATTCATCGGACCGCCTCTACATGAAAGCTATAGAACGGTCTATAATCTGCAAGATGAAGATAACGCTACTGCAATTAAGCATTATAGAACTTATTTCAGCGATAAAGGCATGTACGAAAATGAAGTATATGCAGGAATAGAAATTGTGCTGCAGGCACTTACAGCACAAGGGAAGCAACTCTTCGTCGCGACAAGTAAACCGACTGATTTCGCAATTCCGATATTACAGCACTTCAAACTTGATGGTTACTTTATTGAAATTGTCGGCAGTAATATGGATGGCACGCGTACGAATAAAGCAGAAGTCATCGCAACAGTCATGAATACGCATCAGCTAGATCCACATAAGACGGTGATGATCGGTGACCGCATGCATGATATTAATGGCGCACATCAAAATAATATCGACAGTATCGGTGTCCTCTATGGATACGGCAGCGCAGAAGAAATTAAGACGGCAAAGCCAACACACACAATCGCAACAGTGGATTACTTGCTGGATGTACTTCTCTAA
- a CDS encoding NUDIX hydrolase translates to MFEVKTEIRIIPDGYESTNAYFHNHVLNNYLELGVKLIGRWVNEDYTVITEIWGYIDEQHYREFFEMRKKTVHYKNSLPEKLANDKWIISKKEMVIHPTGDYKQDLHLVSTNVYVTNEQSEVLLVRSLHRSDTLELPGGRLDKDEDVIQGAIREVKEETGLDVEITALLYTSHNKTTGVINFTFQGQVTGGELQGAPGETVDVAFYPVTAANIEQYVTLPFQKQRLLKAMDLRQQQFDLYENRPFKVLTALE, encoded by the coding sequence ATGTTTGAAGTAAAGACAGAGATAAGAATTATTCCTGATGGCTATGAATCTACGAATGCTTATTTTCATAATCATGTACTTAACAATTATCTGGAACTCGGTGTCAAACTGATCGGTAGATGGGTAAATGAGGATTATACTGTAATCACTGAAATATGGGGTTATATTGATGAACAGCATTACCGTGAATTCTTTGAAATGCGCAAGAAAACAGTTCACTACAAAAACAGTCTTCCAGAAAAGCTTGCAAACGATAAGTGGATTATTTCTAAGAAGGAAATGGTGATTCATCCGACAGGAGATTACAAACAAGATTTACATCTCGTTTCAACGAATGTATATGTAACGAATGAACAAAGCGAAGTACTCCTTGTAAGAAGCTTGCATCGCAGTGATACATTAGAACTGCCTGGAGGTCGCCTGGATAAAGATGAAGATGTCATTCAAGGTGCAATAAGAGAAGTGAAGGAAGAGACAGGACTGGATGTAGAAATTACAGCGCTGCTTTACACATCGCATAATAAGACGACAGGTGTGATCAACTTTACATTTCAAGGGCAAGTGACAGGAGGAGAATTACAAGGTGCACCAGGAGAGACGGTGGACGTCGCATTTTACCCGGTGACAGCAGCGAATATCGAACAGTATGTCACACTGCCGTTTCAGAAGCAGCGCCTGCTAAAGGCGATGGACTTACGTCAGCAGCAATTTGATCTGTATGAGAATAGACCGTTTAAAGTGCTTACAGCTTTAGAATAA
- the yidC gene encoding membrane protein insertase YidC, translating into MKKITVLLTALLLLLTGCAPQEDGLFHQSLVEPFAQLIKYFASFFDGSYGMGIVLVTVCVRLVLMPMMLNATKRQKAMQDNMKLAQPEIKKLQDQIKVAKDEEEKARLSQELLKVYSKYNVNPLNMGCLPVIIQMPILMALYFAITHSKEIAAQSFLWFNLGSPDMVMMLIAGALYFLQSWISLQYMPDATRKQMRPMLLMSPMMIIFVSFHSPAALPLYWSVGAVILIIQQYISNKLYN; encoded by the coding sequence TTGAAAAAAATCACAGTTTTACTCACAGCATTATTATTACTACTTACAGGGTGTGCACCGCAAGAGGATGGTCTATTTCATCAGTCACTGGTGGAGCCATTTGCACAGCTGATAAAATATTTTGCGAGTTTCTTTGATGGAAGCTACGGTATGGGGATTGTACTTGTTACGGTCTGTGTACGGCTTGTACTCATGCCGATGATGCTGAACGCGACAAAACGTCAAAAAGCGATGCAAGATAATATGAAGCTTGCTCAACCTGAGATTAAAAAATTGCAGGATCAGATCAAAGTTGCAAAAGATGAAGAGGAGAAAGCACGATTATCACAAGAACTTTTAAAAGTTTACAGCAAATACAATGTAAATCCATTAAACATGGGCTGTCTCCCAGTTATCATACAGATGCCGATATTGATGGCGTTATACTTTGCGATAACGCATAGTAAGGAGATTGCAGCTCAAAGTTTTCTCTGGTTTAATCTGGGGAGTCCGGACATGGTGATGATGCTGATTGCTGGCGCATTATATTTCTTGCAGTCCTGGATATCGTTGCAATATATGCCGGACGCAACGCGTAAACAGATGCGACCGATGCTGCTGATGAGTCCGATGATGATTATCTTCGTCAGCTTCCATTCACCAGCAGCACTGCCATTATATTGGTCTGTTGGTGCAGTCATCTTAATCATCCAGCAATATATATCGAATAAACTTTATAACTAA
- a CDS encoding aminopeptidase, producing MNYVETVEKYAQTVVEVGLNVQPGQTLVINSDIDAIDFVRAVTKAAYERGAHHVIQKLTDGPSRQMDFEYAPVEVFETVKQYKIDEVNDFIEQKVAHLRIYSQTPELLKDAAPDKIAALAKASGEMNKDFARAVGRYDFSWCIVAFPNDKWGELVFPEEQGEAAKLKLLEAMIKAVRVDKADPVQAWKEHNDNLNARANKLNELNFDKLHYYSERTDVEIGLTKGHRWLGASTKNADGIEIQVNMPTEEVFTSPDYRRVNGVIGNTRPLAYQGAIIDDFKLTFKDGVVTDFEAGQGYEVLKNLLNNDEGARRLGEIALVPDDSPISNSGILYYNTLYDENASCHVALGRAFPNAIEGGKDLSKDELFDKGLNHSLVHVDFMMGSNDLNIDGVYEDGTTIPVFKDGNWVI from the coding sequence ATGAATTATGTTGAAACAGTAGAGAAATATGCACAGACAGTTGTGGAAGTAGGTCTTAATGTGCAGCCAGGACAGACGCTGGTTATCAATTCAGATATTGATGCGATTGATTTTGTTAGAGCAGTAACGAAAGCGGCATATGAACGTGGGGCACATCATGTTATTCAGAAGCTGACAGATGGACCATCACGTCAAATGGATTTTGAATATGCACCTGTAGAAGTGTTCGAAACGGTGAAACAGTATAAGATAGACGAAGTAAACGACTTTATTGAACAGAAAGTTGCACATCTGCGTATTTATTCTCAGACACCAGAGCTGTTGAAAGATGCAGCACCTGATAAGATTGCAGCACTTGCTAAAGCGAGTGGGGAGATGAATAAAGACTTCGCGCGAGCAGTCGGTCGTTATGATTTCTCATGGTGCATCGTTGCTTTCCCGAACGACAAATGGGGAGAACTTGTATTCCCAGAAGAACAAGGAGAAGCGGCGAAACTTAAACTGCTTGAAGCAATGATTAAAGCGGTGCGTGTGGACAAAGCAGATCCTGTTCAGGCATGGAAAGAACATAACGATAACTTAAATGCACGTGCTAATAAGTTAAATGAACTGAACTTCGATAAACTGCATTATTATTCTGAACGTACCGATGTTGAAATTGGTTTAACAAAAGGACATCGATGGTTAGGTGCAAGTACGAAGAATGCAGATGGTATTGAAATACAGGTGAATATGCCGACAGAAGAAGTGTTTACGTCGCCGGATTATCGACGTGTCAACGGTGTTATCGGAAATACGCGACCTCTCGCGTATCAAGGGGCGATTATCGATGACTTTAAATTAACATTTAAAGATGGCGTTGTAACAGACTTTGAAGCAGGACAAGGTTATGAAGTACTGAAGAACTTGCTGAATAACGATGAAGGTGCAAGACGATTAGGTGAAATTGCGCTTGTGCCGGATGATTCTCCAATCTCAAACTCTGGTATCCTCTACTATAATACATTATATGATGAAAATGCATCGTGTCATGTTGCGTTAGGACGAGCATTTCCAAATGCGATAGAAGGAGGAAAGGATTTATCGAAAGACGAGCTATTTGATAAAGGATTGAATCATTCACTCGTCCATGTGGACTTTATGATGGGTAGCAATGATTTGAATATCGATGGCGTGTATGAAGATGGAACAACGATTCCTGTCTTTAAAGATGGGAACTGGGTCATTTAA
- a CDS encoding GNAT family N-acetyltransferase, with amino-acid sequence MNSAMTISYQLQSERLIIDALCAQNLEEVLSNYKDDSKYIQEVYKQHMMPDRIGYGTWLLKLKDTFIGEISLSGPPNWHHEIEIGYHIRCNYRRNGYAYEAISCLIAHLIKHHDKLTIKASALIDNTISQRLLESLDFICTSIDDSYYYYEYEINGVMACV; translated from the coding sequence ATGAACAGTGCTATGACAATCAGTTATCAATTACAGTCAGAGCGGTTGATAATTGATGCTTTATGTGCACAAAATTTAGAAGAAGTGCTCTCAAACTATAAGGACGACAGCAAGTATATTCAAGAAGTATACAAACAGCATATGATGCCGGATCGTATCGGTTATGGCACATGGTTACTGAAGCTGAAAGATACATTCATTGGTGAAATTTCACTCAGTGGACCACCAAACTGGCACCATGAGATAGAAATCGGCTACCACATACGCTGTAACTATAGACGTAACGGTTATGCTTATGAAGCAATAAGCTGTCTTATAGCGCATCTAATAAAACATCATGACAAACTGACGATTAAAGCATCGGCGTTAATTGATAACACAATATCTCAGCGTTTGCTGGAGTCTTTAGACTTTATATGCACGAGTATAGATGATAGCTATTATTATTATGAATATGAAATTAATGGAGTGATGGCATGCGTATAG